Proteins co-encoded in one Haloarcula pelagica genomic window:
- a CDS encoding redoxin domain-containing protein: MVEVGDDAPRFTAPLANGDVDEVTLAGELNDGPVVLAFFPGAFTSVCSHEMSTFQDRIAEIEDTGATLFGVSIDTPFAQNAFRDELDLSFDLISDNDRDLISAYDVGMDFAELGVHDVAKRAVFVVDSDGIVSYAWVSDDPGVEPDYDAVVDAVQSA, from the coding sequence ATGGTCGAAGTAGGTGACGACGCACCGCGATTCACGGCACCGCTCGCAAACGGCGACGTTGACGAGGTCACGCTGGCGGGGGAACTCAACGACGGCCCGGTCGTCCTGGCTTTCTTCCCCGGGGCGTTTACCAGCGTCTGCAGCCACGAGATGAGCACGTTCCAGGACCGGATCGCAGAGATCGAAGACACCGGCGCGACCCTCTTCGGCGTCAGTATCGACACCCCCTTCGCACAGAACGCGTTCCGCGACGAACTCGACCTCTCGTTCGATCTGATCAGCGACAACGACCGGGACCTGATCAGCGCCTACGATGTCGGGATGGACTTCGCCGAACTCGGCGTCCACGATGTCGCAAAGCGCGCGGTGTTCGTCGTCGACAGCGACGGTATCGTCAGCTACGCCTGGGTCAGCGACGACCCCGGCGTCGAACCTGACTACGACGCCGTCGTCGACGCCGTCCAGTCGGCCTGA
- a CDS encoding twin-arginine translocase TatA/TatE family subunit, which produces MPGTTEMMVILLIAVLLFGANKIPKLARSTGEAMGEFQKGREEVEQELEEMRDGPGQAEDSSGTSTSSSTSTSTERATETDE; this is translated from the coding sequence ATGCCGGGGACGACCGAGATGATGGTCATCCTCCTCATCGCTGTCCTGCTGTTCGGGGCGAACAAGATTCCGAAACTCGCGCGGTCGACCGGTGAGGCCATGGGCGAGTTCCAGAAAGGGCGCGAAGAAGTCGAGCAGGAACTCGAAGAGATGCGCGACGGACCCGGACAGGCCGAGGACTCCTCGGGCACCAGCACCAGTAGCAGCACCAGCACCTCGACGGAACGCGCCACCGAGACCGACGAGTAG